TGCTGGTTGAGGTCAGGCATATCGCGCACCGCACCACCAAGGAAATCCGTTTCGATCGCCCCCGGGGCCACGGTGTTCACGGTGATGCCGCGGCTGCCGAGCTCCTTTGCCATGCAGACGCTGAGGATCTCGACGGCGCCCTTGGCAGTCGCGTACGCCGAAAAGCCGGGATACGTAACACGGGTCAGTCCCGTGGAGAGGTTGATGACGCGGCCACCGTCGGCGAGCAGCGGCAACAAGGCCTGGCTGAGGAAGAACACACCTTTGACGTGCACGTTGATCAGGGCATCGAACTGCGCGACGGTCGTCTCGGCGAACGAAGCCATTTCGCCGTGGCCGGCGTTATTGACCAAATGATCGAAGGTATCGCGTCCCCAGGTATTGCTCAGTGCCGCTCCAACTGTCGCGGTGAATTGCGCGAAGGTCGTGACGTCACTGGTATCCAGCGGCAGGGCGACCGCCTTGCGGCCCATGGCTTCGATCTGACTGACCACCTCACGAGCCGAGGCTTCGCCGCTACGGTAGGTCAGGATCACATCGCCGCCATGGCGGGCGATACTCAAGGCGGTGTTACGGCCGAGACCGCGGCTGGCACCGGTCACTAGCGAAATCGTAGACATGCTGGGCTCCTGTGGAAGGTGTCGGGATGACAGGAGCAGTATTCGGGCGGGCCGAATCCGTAAGTTGCGGGATCCTCGGTCGTTCTTGCCTATTCCTCCGAATGGCGATTGCGCCGCCCATTCCACCGGGCTTACGCTCGGGCCATGGCCGAGACCCTGCTTACCGAAGTGCGCCGCTATGCGGACTTCCATGCCAACGCGCAAGGCACCGCAGCCACGCCGATCACGGGGCTGACAACGATCCGCGCCACCACCCCGAGCGAAATGGATTACGCCATATCGCGGCCGCTGGTCGCATTGGTCGTCCAGGGCAACAAGCGCGTCATGATGGGTAGCCGTACATTTGATTTCGGAGCCGGGGATTCGCTGCTTATCACCGCGGACGTGCCCACGATCAGCCAGATCATGCGAGCCAGTGCCGGTGAACCGTACTACTCGCTGGTATTCGACCTCGATCCGGTCGTGATCGAGGCGCTTGCCCTCGAGATGGAGGTGGCACGCGAGGAGATGAGCGCGCCGGTCCGGGTTGAGCCCACCGAAGCCGAAGTGGCCGACGCGGCGCTACGCCTGATGCAGCTACTCACGCGTCCCGCTGCGATTCCCATCCTAAAAACCCAGATGATCCGTGAGATGCACTACTGGCTGCTGGCCGGCAAGCACGGCCCAGCCATCCGCAACCTGGGTATCGCCGAAGGCAACGCCCAGCGCGTGGCCCGTGCAGTGGCCATCATCCGTTCCGGGTACGCTCAGCCATTGCGCGTGGAGCGCCTGGCGGAAGCAGCGGGCATGAGCCCATCGACGTTCCACCAGCACTTCCGTGCCGTCACCACCCTGTCGCCCCTGCAATTCCAGAAACAACTGCGGCTGATCGAAGCCCGGCGGATGATGTTGTCGGAGGGCAGCTCCGCGAGCATGGCGGCCTACGCGGTGGGCTATGAGAGCGTGCCGCAATTCACTCGCGAGTACGGGCGAATGTTTGGTGCACCGCCAGTGCGGGAAATCAGGGCTTCGAGGACCAGGACGTCTTCACGAGCCGCCGGCTGAGCACATCAGCGCCACGTGACTCCGGTCAACGCAGGCTCCAGCACATTGCTCACGTTGAACTACTAAGGGTTCCTTAGCAGTTCAACGCCAGGTCCGCTGCGTGTCTACAAACCGCTGCCGCGCAGGCCATCACTCCCACTCAATCGTAGCGGGCGGCTTTCCACTAATGTCATAAACAACACGAGAAATACCACGCAACTCATTGATAATACGCGTAGAGCACTTATCAAGGAAGTCGTACGGCAGGTGCGCCCAGTGCGCCGTCATGAAGTCGATCGTCTCCACGGCACGCAGCGCAATCACCCACTCGTAGGCGCGGCCGTCGCCCACGACGCCCACCGAGCGCACGGGCAGGAACACCGCGAACGCCTGGCTCACCCGGTCATACAGGCCATGCGAACGCAGCTCTTCGATAAAGATGGCATCGGCACGCTGCAGCAGGTCGACGTACTCGGCCTTCACTTCACCCAGCACGCGCACACCCAGGCCAGGGCCCGGGAACGGGTGGCGGTAGACCATCTCGCGCGGCAGGCCGAGCTCGACGCCGATGCGGCGGACTTCGTCCTTGAACAGCTCGCGCAACGGTTCAACCAGCTTGAGCTTCATGTGCTCCGGCAGGCCGCCCACGTTGTGGTGGCTCTTGATGACGTGGGCCTTGCCCGTCTTGCTGCCGGCGGATTCGATGACATCCGGGTAGATCGTGCCCTGGGCCAGCCACTTCACGCCTTCGAGCTTGGCTGATTCCTCATCGAAGATCTCGATGAACAGGCGGCCGATGATCTTGCGCTTGGCTTCCGGGTCTTCCACGCCGGCCAGCGCATCGAAGTAGCGCTGCTTGGCATCCACGCGGATGACGTGCACGCCCATGTGCTCGGCCATGGTCGACATGACCTGGTCGCCTTCCTGGTAGCGCAGCAGGCCGGTATCGACGAACACGCAAGTGAGCTGGTGGCCGATCGCCTTCTCCAGCAGCGCGGCGACCACGGAGGAATCGACGCCACCGCTCAGGCCCAGCAGCACCTTGTCGGAGCCGACCTGCTCGCGGACGCGGGCGACGGCATCTTCGATGATGTGCGCGGCGTCCCACAGGGTGGCCGAGCCGCACAGGTCGATCACGAAGCGGCGCAGCAGCTCCATACCCTTCTTGGTGTGGGTCACTTCCGGGTGGAACTGCAGGCCGTAGAAGCGGCGCTCGTCATCGGCCATGGCGGCCAGCGGCAGGCTCGGCGTCGCAGCGGTGGCGCGGAAACCGTCCGGCAGCTTGGTGACGCGATCGCCGTGCGACATCCACACGCCGAGCGCTTCGCCATCGGCCATCACGTTATCGAACAGGCCACACGAGGCAAACGTGACGGTCGCCGGGCCGAACTCGCGATGGTGGCCGGCTTCGACCTTGCCGCCGAGCTGCTCGGACATCGTCTGCATGCCGTAGCAGATACCGAGGACGGGCACGCCCAGCTCGAACACGACCTGCGGTGCGCGCGGCGAGTTATCTTCGGTCACCGATTCCGGGCCGCCCGAGAGGATGACGCCGCGCGGATTGAAGCCGCGGATCTCGTCCGGCGCGTGGTCCCAGGCCCACACTTCGCAATAGACACCGATCTCGCGGATGCGGCGGGCGATCAGCTGCGTGTACTGCGAGCCAAAGTCGAGGATGAGGATCTTGTCGCTATGGATATCGGTCATCGGTACGGCCTGCAGTGGAATTCGGTAGGGCAAAAAGCAGAACGCCCACTGCGAGCGGGCGTCCTGGGTCCACCTGGAAGAGCGCCTGGCGGCGTCAGTCCAGGCGGTAGTTAGGCGCTTCCTTCGTGATCTGCACATCGTGCGGGTGCGCTTCGCGCACGCCGGCACCCGTGACCTTCACGAACTGGGCCTTCTGGTGGATCTCGTCGATATTGGCCGTGCCCATGTAACCCATGGAAGCGCGCAGGCCACCCATCAGCTGATGGATGATGTTGCGCATCTGGCCACGGTACGGCACGCGACCTTCGATGCCTTCGGGCACCAGCTTGTCGGCGTCCGCTTCATCCTGGAAGTAGCGATCCTTCGAGCCCAGCTGCATGGCACCGATGGAACCCATGCCGCGGTAGCTCTTGTAGGAACGGCCCTGGAACAGCTCGACTTCGCCCGGGGATTCCTCGGTACCGGCGAACATGGAGCCGAGCATCACCGAGGATGCACCGGCGGCCAGCGCCTTGGGGATATCGCCCGAGTAGCGGATGCCGCCATCGGCGATGAGCGGGATTTCGCCCTTCAGCGCGGTGGCGACCAGGTCGATGGAGGTGATCTGCGGCACGCCGATACCGGTGACGATGCGGGTGGTGCAGATGGAGCCCGGGCCCACGCCGACCTTCACTGCATCGACGCCGGCATCGAGCAGCGCGCGCGCCGCTTCGCCCGTGACGATGTTGCCGGCGATGACCTGCACCTGGGGGTAGCGCTTCTTCACCCAGCCGGCGCGATCGATCACGCCCTGCGAATGGCCGTGCGCGGTATCGACCACGATGACATCCACGCCGGCGGCCACGAGGGCCTCGACGCGCTGCTCGGTATCGCCACCCACGCCGACCGCGGCGCCAACCACCAGGCGCTCGTGCGAATCCTTGGCGGCATTGGGGTTATCGCGGGCCTTCTGGATGTCCTTCACCGTGATGAGGCCACGGAGTTCGAACGCGTCGTTGACGACCAGGACCTTCTCGATGCGGTTCTTGTGCAGGAGCTGGAGCACTTCGTCCTGCGAGGCGCCTTCGCGCACCGTGATGAGGCGCTCTTCGCGCGTCATGATGTTGCGGACCGGATCATCGTGCTTGCGCTCGAAGCGCGTATCGCGGCCGGTGACGATGCCGACGAGGCGGCCACCGTCGACGACGGGCACGCCGGAGATGTTGTGTGCGCGGGTCAGCGCGATGACATCGCCAATGGAGGTATCCGGGCCCACGGTGATCGGGCTCCGGATGACGCCGGCTTCGAACTTCTTCACCAGGGCCACTTCGGCGGCCTGCTGGGCGGGCGTAAGGTTCTTGTGGATGATGCCGATGCCGCCGTTCTGGGCCATGGTGATGGCCAGGCGGGCTTCGGTCACGGTGTCCATGGCGGCGGACACGATGGGTATATTCAGGCGCAGGCCGCGCGTGAACCGCGTTGAGGTATCCACATCACGGGGAAGTACCGTGGAGTGGCCGGGAACCAGGAACACGTCATCGTAAGTGAGTGCCTCGGCAAGGATGCGCATAGCATTAGTCCCGCGAGTAAATCACGCCATTATACCCCGCATTGCACAAATGCGACAGGGGGTGCGTCAAGCTGACCGCAAAACCCCCATATGTTGTGGATGAGGGTGTTTGGCCGTACGCATGGCTGCACCGCTTATCGCACGCAAGCGCGCTCCTACAACTGGGCGTCCAGGGCGTCGGCAGCTTCGAGGGTGTTTTCCATCAGGGTGGCCACGGTCATGGGGCCCACACCGCCGGGTACCGGGGTGATCCACGAGGCGCGTTCGGCGGCTGGCGCGAATTCGACATCGCCCACCAGGCGCCCATCTTCCAGGCGATTGATGCCCACATCGACAACCACGGCGCCCGGCTTGACCCATTCGCCCTTGACCAGGCCCGGCTTACCGGCGGCCACGACCAGGATGTCGGCCTGGCGAACAAAGCTTTCCAGATCCTGCGTGAACTTGTGGCAGCAAGTTACTGTACAACCTGCAATTAGTAGTTCAAGCGCAAGCGGACGACCCACGTGGTTGGACACACCGACGATGACAGCATGGCGGCCACGGACAGGACGATCCGTGTGGCCCAGCAGCGTCATCACGCCCTTGGGCGTGCACGGGCGCAGACCAAAGCGACGCAGGGCCAGGCGGCCGACGTTCACGGCCTGGAAGCCATCGACATCCTTGCGGGCATCGATGCGGTCGACCAGCGCGTCCTCATCGATGTGATCCGGCAGCGGCGACTGCACGAGGATGCCGTGCACGGCCGGATCGGCGTTGAGGTTATCGATGAGCGCGAAGAGCTCTTCCTGCGATGTTTCCGCAGGAAGGTCATAACCGAACGACTCGAAGCCGACGTGCTGGCAAGCGCGGCGCTTGTTCTTCACGTACACCGCGGAAGCCGGATCGGTGCCGACCAGCACGACGGCAAGGCCCGGCTTGCGGCGACCTTCCGCGACGCGCTTGGCCACGCGCAGGCCGATGTGATCAAGCAATTCGTGGGCGATGCGCTTGCCGTCGAGGATACGTGCCGTCATGGAAAGTTCGCCCTGCGAAAAGCGTTGCATTATCCGTGATTTAATGGGGAATGACCATTGATACCGTGCCCTACCCACATGACCTGACCGATGGCGTGGTGCGCCTTCGCGCCTACCGCGACGACGATGCCGAAGCCCTGGCCGAGGCCGTACGCGAATCGGTCGCCACCGCCGGCGCATGGCTCAGCTGGGCGCGCGCAGACTACGACACGGCGACGGCGCAGGATTGGATCCGGTTGTGCAAACAGGCATGGCTCTTGGGCGACGGGTTCGAAATGATCATCGTCGATGCCCACACCGATCACTTCCTGGGCGGCATGGGCGTGAACCAGCGCAACCGCGAGCACCGCTTCGCGAACCTGGGTTATTGGGTGCGCGAGAGTGCGCAGGGCCGGGGCATTGTCACCCGCGCCGGCAAGCTGGCCTTGCGCTGGGCGTTTGAGGTGGCAGGTGTGAGCCGCATGGAG
Above is a genomic segment from Luteibacter aegosomatissinici containing:
- a CDS encoding SDR family NAD(P)-dependent oxidoreductase, which gives rise to MSTISLVTGASRGLGRNTALSIARHGGDVILTYRSGEASAREVVSQIEAMGRKAVALPLDTSDVTTFAQFTATVGAALSNTWGRDTFDHLVNNAGHGEMASFAETTVAQFDALINVHVKGVFFLSQALLPLLADGGRVINLSTGLTRVTYPGFSAYATAKGAVEILSVCMAKELGSRGITVNTVAPGAIETDFLGGAVRDMPDLNQQFAGMIALGRVGVPDDIGPMIASLLGPDNRWITGQRIEVSGGQVI
- a CDS encoding AraC family transcriptional regulator; the encoded protein is MAETLLTEVRRYADFHANAQGTAATPITGLTTIRATTPSEMDYAISRPLVALVVQGNKRVMMGSRTFDFGAGDSLLITADVPTISQIMRASAGEPYYSLVFDLDPVVIEALALEMEVAREEMSAPVRVEPTEAEVADAALRLMQLLTRPAAIPILKTQMIREMHYWLLAGKHGPAIRNLGIAEGNAQRVARAVAIIRSGYAQPLRVERLAEAAGMSPSTFHQHFRAVTTLSPLQFQKQLRLIEARRMMLSEGSSASMAAYAVGYESVPQFTREYGRMFGAPPVREIRASRTRTSSRAAG
- the guaA gene encoding glutamine-hydrolyzing GMP synthase; this encodes MTDIHSDKILILDFGSQYTQLIARRIREIGVYCEVWAWDHAPDEIRGFNPRGVILSGGPESVTEDNSPRAPQVVFELGVPVLGICYGMQTMSEQLGGKVEAGHHREFGPATVTFASCGLFDNVMADGEALGVWMSHGDRVTKLPDGFRATAATPSLPLAAMADDERRFYGLQFHPEVTHTKKGMELLRRFVIDLCGSATLWDAAHIIEDAVARVREQVGSDKVLLGLSGGVDSSVVAALLEKAIGHQLTCVFVDTGLLRYQEGDQVMSTMAEHMGVHVIRVDAKQRYFDALAGVEDPEAKRKIIGRLFIEIFDEESAKLEGVKWLAQGTIYPDVIESAGSKTGKAHVIKSHHNVGGLPEHMKLKLVEPLRELFKDEVRRIGVELGLPREMVYRHPFPGPGLGVRVLGEVKAEYVDLLQRADAIFIEELRSHGLYDRVSQAFAVFLPVRSVGVVGDGRAYEWVIALRAVETIDFMTAHWAHLPYDFLDKCSTRIINELRGISRVVYDISGKPPATIEWE
- the guaB gene encoding IMP dehydrogenase, coding for MRILAEALTYDDVFLVPGHSTVLPRDVDTSTRFTRGLRLNIPIVSAAMDTVTEARLAITMAQNGGIGIIHKNLTPAQQAAEVALVKKFEAGVIRSPITVGPDTSIGDVIALTRAHNISGVPVVDGGRLVGIVTGRDTRFERKHDDPVRNIMTREERLITVREGASQDEVLQLLHKNRIEKVLVVNDAFELRGLITVKDIQKARDNPNAAKDSHERLVVGAAVGVGGDTEQRVEALVAAGVDVIVVDTAHGHSQGVIDRAGWVKKRYPQVQVIAGNIVTGEAARALLDAGVDAVKVGVGPGSICTTRIVTGIGVPQITSIDLVATALKGEIPLIADGGIRYSGDIPKALAAGASSVMLGSMFAGTEESPGEVELFQGRSYKSYRGMGSIGAMQLGSKDRYFQDEADADKLVPEGIEGRVPYRGQMRNIIHQLMGGLRASMGYMGTANIDEIHQKAQFVKVTGAGVREAHPHDVQITKEAPNYRLD
- the folD gene encoding bifunctional methylenetetrahydrofolate dehydrogenase/methenyltetrahydrofolate cyclohydrolase FolD, giving the protein MTARILDGKRIAHELLDHIGLRVAKRVAEGRRKPGLAVVLVGTDPASAVYVKNKRRACQHVGFESFGYDLPAETSQEELFALIDNLNADPAVHGILVQSPLPDHIDEDALVDRIDARKDVDGFQAVNVGRLALRRFGLRPCTPKGVMTLLGHTDRPVRGRHAVIVGVSNHVGRPLALELLIAGCTVTCCHKFTQDLESFVRQADILVVAAGKPGLVKGEWVKPGAVVVDVGINRLEDGRLVGDVEFAPAAERASWITPVPGGVGPMTVATLMENTLEAADALDAQL
- a CDS encoding GNAT family N-acetyltransferase codes for the protein MTIDTVPYPHDLTDGVVRLRAYRDDDAEALAEAVRESVATAGAWLSWARADYDTATAQDWIRLCKQAWLLGDGFEMIIVDAHTDHFLGGMGVNQRNREHRFANLGYWVRESAQGRGIVTRAGKLALRWAFEVAGVSRMEIVAAHDNLPSRRAAERIGGRFEGMLRNRLVINDNEVDAAMYSVIPADL